In one Modestobacter sp. L9-4 genomic region, the following are encoded:
- a CDS encoding class I SAM-dependent DNA methyltransferase yields the protein MTNAQQLVAKLWSYCHVLRDDGVATLDYVQQLTFLLFLKMADEQSKPPYSRPSAVPAGLDWQSLLTRSGDDLEAHYLHVLRELGQQPGILGQIFRKAQNKIQDPARLRHLIVNLIDRETWSGLDVDVKGDAYEGLLDRGVAEGGYGAGQYFTPRPLIQAMVDCVQPTPADTAVDPSAGTAGFLLAAHQYVVEHYPHLDPDERRHLRTGFVTGYELVDDTARLAAMNMVLHGITQPTGDSPIHTGDSLKADPGRRWSVVLANPPFGRKSSALVVTEEGDTEREQLIVVRDDFWATTSNKQLNFVQHIHTILDTNGRAAVVLPDNVLFEGGAGETIRRKLLATCDLHTMLRLPTGIFYAGGVKANVLFFEKRPAAEAPWTRELWIYDFRTNKHFTMKTNPLRREHLNDFVSAYRPGARHDRVESERFRRFSYEELIARDKVNLDITWLKDDSLEDPDNLPAPEVLIAEIHEEMAAILKQFGEIAVGLGVEPLEVADVAE from the coding sequence ATGACCAACGCTCAGCAGCTCGTCGCCAAGCTGTGGTCGTACTGCCACGTGCTGCGCGACGACGGCGTCGCTACCCTCGACTACGTCCAGCAGCTGACGTTCCTGCTGTTCCTGAAGATGGCCGACGAGCAGTCAAAGCCGCCGTACAGCCGGCCATCGGCGGTGCCTGCCGGGCTGGACTGGCAGTCACTGCTCACGCGCAGCGGCGATGACCTCGAGGCCCACTACCTGCACGTGCTGCGCGAGCTCGGCCAGCAGCCCGGCATCCTCGGCCAGATCTTCCGGAAGGCTCAGAACAAGATCCAGGATCCGGCGCGGCTGCGGCACCTGATCGTCAACCTCATCGACCGCGAGACCTGGTCCGGCCTCGACGTTGACGTCAAGGGTGACGCCTACGAAGGCCTGCTCGACCGCGGCGTCGCCGAAGGTGGCTACGGCGCCGGCCAGTACTTCACCCCGCGGCCGCTGATCCAGGCGATGGTCGACTGTGTGCAGCCCACGCCAGCCGACACGGCAGTCGATCCGAGTGCAGGTACGGCAGGGTTCTTGCTCGCTGCCCACCAGTACGTCGTCGAGCACTACCCGCACCTCGACCCCGATGAGCGCCGCCACCTGCGCACCGGGTTCGTCACCGGCTATGAGCTGGTGGACGACACCGCCCGCCTTGCGGCCATGAACATGGTGCTGCACGGCATCACCCAGCCCACCGGTGACAGCCCCATCCACACCGGCGACTCGCTCAAGGCCGACCCAGGGCGCCGGTGGTCGGTGGTACTTGCCAACCCGCCGTTCGGCCGGAAGTCCTCTGCCCTGGTGGTCACCGAGGAAGGCGACACCGAGCGCGAGCAGCTCATCGTCGTCCGGGACGACTTCTGGGCGACTACGAGCAACAAGCAGCTGAACTTCGTCCAGCACATCCACACGATCCTCGACACGAACGGTCGGGCAGCTGTTGTTCTGCCGGACAACGTGCTCTTCGAGGGTGGCGCCGGAGAGACCATCCGGCGCAAGCTGCTGGCGACCTGCGACCTGCACACCATGCTGCGGCTCCCGACCGGCATCTTCTACGCCGGTGGCGTGAAGGCCAACGTGCTGTTCTTCGAGAAGAGGCCGGCCGCCGAGGCGCCGTGGACACGCGAGCTCTGGATCTACGACTTCCGCACCAACAAGCACTTCACGATGAAGACCAACCCGCTGCGCCGGGAGCATCTGAACGACTTCGTCTCCGCCTACCGGCCGGGTGCGCGCCACGACCGTGTGGAGTCCGAGCGGTTCCGCCGGTTCAGCTACGAGGAGCTCATCGCGCGGGACAAGGTCAACCTCGACATCACCTGGCTCAAGGACGACTCCCTCGAAGACCCGGACAACCTGCCGGCGCCCGAGGTGCTCATCGCCGAGATTCATGAGGAGATGGCGGCCATCCTCAAGCAGTTCGGCGAGATCGCGGTCGGCCTCGGGGTAGAGCCGCTCGAGGTCGCCGACGTGGCCGAGTAG